In Saprospiraceae bacterium, a genomic segment contains:
- the rmuC gene encoding DNA recombination protein RmuC gives MEQFDVMSFGIGICIGLIALLLVWLQASKTREESGSRETEFVTKCQMLEKINNTLQQELELIHQKMDGKLLEIQKLSTEKSLLNQNLVYQKDLLDKTQGEFDTLKNAWTGLQKEVAEYRQRITEFHSQNKHLSEKLESQKSEFDELRKQSYLEFQNLANKILEEKTQKFTASNKENIDHILKPLGENLLAFKKQVEETYDKESKQRFSLEEKVKELVDMNQKLSLEANNLASALKGQSKKQGNWGEIILESILEKSGLVKNREYKIQVSVQTDEGKRLQPDIVVYLPESRAIVIDSKVSLVAYDRYSSSDLKEEQDLALKEHILSIYRHIDELGDKKYDAVAGTLDFTMMFIPIEPAYLIAIQDDPELWAYAYAKRILLISPTNLIAALKLVADLWKREQQSKNALEIARQGEKLYDKIVGFLDTMEDVGKHINKTQDSYLKAIGQLKDGRGSVVKQAQHLKRLGILSQKEIPDTLMPFDDEAEGSALQFFLYII, from the coding sequence ATGGAACAGTTTGATGTCATGTCTTTTGGAATTGGAATTTGCATTGGACTCATAGCTCTTCTTTTGGTATGGTTACAAGCATCTAAAACCCGGGAGGAATCCGGAAGCAGAGAAACTGAATTTGTTACGAAGTGCCAAATGCTTGAAAAAATCAACAACACTTTGCAACAGGAGCTCGAACTTATTCATCAAAAAATGGATGGTAAACTGCTGGAAATTCAAAAACTCAGCACCGAAAAAAGCCTTTTAAACCAAAACTTAGTCTACCAAAAGGACTTACTCGACAAAACCCAGGGAGAATTTGACACCTTAAAAAATGCCTGGACTGGTTTGCAAAAAGAGGTCGCAGAATACCGGCAAAGAATCACAGAATTTCACAGCCAAAATAAACACTTGTCTGAAAAACTCGAGTCGCAAAAATCAGAATTTGATGAATTGAGAAAGCAGTCTTATTTGGAATTTCAAAATTTGGCCAATAAAATTTTGGAGGAAAAAACCCAGAAATTCACAGCAAGTAATAAAGAAAACATCGATCATATATTAAAGCCGCTCGGAGAAAATCTATTGGCTTTCAAAAAGCAAGTGGAAGAAACTTACGATAAAGAATCCAAGCAACGGTTTTCTTTGGAAGAAAAGGTAAAAGAGTTGGTTGACATGAATCAAAAGCTGAGCCTGGAAGCAAACAATTTGGCTTCAGCTTTAAAAGGGCAATCCAAAAAGCAAGGCAATTGGGGTGAAATAATTCTCGAAAGTATTTTAGAGAAATCGGGCCTGGTCAAAAACAGAGAATATAAAATTCAAGTCAGCGTCCAAACAGATGAAGGAAAGAGATTACAACCAGACATCGTTGTATATCTGCCTGAATCCAGAGCCATCGTTATTGATTCAAAAGTGTCGCTTGTAGCTTACGATCGTTATTCATCAAGTGACTTGAAAGAAGAACAGGATCTTGCTCTCAAAGAACACATCCTTTCTATTTACAGGCATATCGATGAGTTGGGTGATAAAAAATATGATGCTGTTGCAGGAACGTTGGATTTTACGATGATGTTTATTCCAATAGAACCGGCTTATCTCATCGCCATCCAGGATGATCCTGAACTTTGGGCTTACGCATATGCCAAACGCATTTTATTGATTAGCCCAACGAATCTGATAGCTGCTTTAAAATTGGTTGCAGATTTGTGGAAGCGGGAGCAACAGAGTAAAAATGCGCTTGAAATTGCCAGACAAGGTGAAAAATTATACGATAAAATCGTCGGATTTTTGGACACCATGGAAGATGTAGGCAAACACATCAATAAGACTCAGGATAGTTACCTCAAGGCAATCGGGCAACTCAAAGATGGTAGAGGAAGTGTTGTCAAACAAGCACAGCATCTTAAAAGATTGGGCATCTTATCACAAAAAGAAATACCGGATACTTTAATGCCATTTGATGATGAAGCGGAGGGTAGTGCTCTTCAATTTTTTCTGTATATTATTTAG
- a CDS encoding Omp28-related outer membrane protein: MKQILLFVFCLIFGHNAVAQDTFFDDFESYTAGAFIAASSTKWTTWSGVKGGADDSRVSNERAYSGVNSLKFLSTSATGGPADVILPFGGRRTSGTFTFETWMYVVANKGAYFNFQGNAVVGQIWSLDAFFDPNGDVRFTLGTGGAATVAGGTHPKATWFNLKIVANMTDNNWEAFVDGKSLGSWSNPNNAVSSMDLFPISSNNQSEFFVDDVKYTFEPFVAPNLDASLTSAVVRPKALTGTSWPATIKIKNVGRTRITSAELEWSINGGTPVKESFTLSLDSLKESNALTLSQAVPFNAGNSKIDFILTSINGGADDKAANNAKSLNLEGVTAAPGKKIVVEEATGTWCQWCPRGAVYLDSLSKLYPDHFIGIAVHNRDPMVVTAYDAGLTTFPGFTGFPSVVTNRRTLGDPSGIEPVFYDQIVELSPVLLDVGAAYDPVTRNLKMEAKALFTEEVNGDYRFNLVVVEDGVKGTASGYNQVNAYAGGGSGVMGGYELLPNPVPASRMVYNHVGRAIMDGWAGTPGYLPNDIPANTSYIKAYEYIIPATYLLANIKLVAMMLDPNGEIINATEVSFDHAVATGLFTANENPLANEFNWFVNADPATDLAYVHIQLDEAAQVGIEIMDLYGKTLAQKEYGQMNGAIDLPIQMETLVTGTYLVKLTLNEKSDVKKFVLAK; encoded by the coding sequence ATGAAGCAAATTCTACTATTTGTCTTTTGTTTGATTTTCGGCCATAACGCAGTAGCTCAAGATACCTTTTTTGATGATTTTGAGTCTTATACTGCCGGAGCTTTTATCGCTGCCAGTTCCACAAAGTGGACTACCTGGAGTGGTGTAAAAGGTGGCGCAGATGACTCCCGCGTAAGCAACGAAAGGGCTTACAGTGGGGTGAATTCTTTAAAGTTTCTTTCAACTTCAGCCACTGGTGGTCCTGCAGATGTGATCTTGCCCTTTGGCGGGAGAAGAACATCCGGGACTTTCACATTTGAAACTTGGATGTATGTTGTTGCCAATAAAGGCGCTTATTTTAATTTTCAAGGAAATGCAGTGGTTGGCCAGATTTGGTCGCTGGATGCATTTTTTGACCCGAATGGAGATGTGAGATTTACACTTGGAACTGGTGGAGCTGCTACCGTTGCAGGAGGCACTCATCCAAAAGCTACTTGGTTCAATTTGAAAATTGTAGCCAATATGACCGACAATAACTGGGAAGCTTTTGTGGATGGTAAATCGCTGGGTTCTTGGTCCAATCCAAATAATGCAGTATCGTCTATGGACTTGTTTCCAATTAGTTCTAACAACCAGTCAGAGTTTTTTGTGGACGATGTAAAATATACTTTCGAACCATTTGTAGCGCCTAATTTGGATGCCTCTTTGACATCTGCGGTAGTAAGACCTAAAGCACTTACCGGTACTTCATGGCCGGCTACCATAAAGATCAAAAATGTGGGTAGAACTCGTATTACTTCCGCCGAATTGGAATGGTCTATTAATGGTGGAACTCCTGTTAAAGAATCATTTACCTTAAGTTTGGATTCTTTGAAAGAATCTAATGCATTGACTTTAAGTCAGGCAGTTCCTTTCAATGCAGGAAATTCAAAAATTGACTTTATTTTGACATCCATTAACGGTGGCGCTGACGACAAAGCTGCAAACAATGCGAAATCATTAAATCTCGAAGGAGTTACAGCTGCACCTGGCAAAAAAATCGTTGTTGAAGAAGCAACGGGAACTTGGTGCCAGTGGTGCCCAAGGGGTGCTGTTTATCTGGATTCACTCTCTAAATTATATCCTGATCATTTTATTGGTATTGCCGTGCATAATCGCGATCCTATGGTTGTTACTGCATATGATGCAGGACTTACCACATTTCCGGGATTTACGGGTTTCCCAAGCGTGGTGACCAATCGCCGAACTTTAGGTGATCCCAGCGGTATCGAACCGGTATTCTATGACCAAATTGTTGAACTGTCACCAGTATTACTAGATGTTGGAGCTGCTTATGATCCTGTTACGCGCAATCTCAAAATGGAGGCAAAGGCTTTATTCACTGAAGAAGTAAATGGAGATTACAGGTTTAATCTAGTAGTCGTTGAAGATGGTGTAAAAGGCACTGCATCCGGATATAACCAGGTTAACGCTTATGCTGGTGGAGGATCAGGTGTGATGGGAGGTTACGAATTGTTGCCCAATCCAGTACCTGCATCGAGAATGGTATATAACCACGTTGGAAGAGCTATTATGGATGGATGGGCAGGTACACCTGGCTATTTACCCAATGATATTCCTGCAAATACAAGCTACATTAAAGCATACGAATACATCATACCAGCCACTTATCTTTTAGCTAATATTAAACTGGTCGCAATGATGTTAGATCCAAATGGTGAAATCATCAATGCTACTGAAGTCAGTTTTGACCACGCTGTAGCTACTGGTTTATTTACAGCAAATGAAAATCCACTAGCAAATGAATTCAATTGGTTTGTAAATGCAGATCCAGCAACTGATCTGGCTTATGTACATATCCAATTGGATGAAGCAGCTCAAGTCGGAATCGAAATTATGGATCTGTATGGAAAGACTTTGGCTCAAAAAGAATATGGTCAAATGAATGGTGCCATTGATTTACCGATTCAAATGGAGACTTTAGTCACCGGTACCTATCTCGTAAAATTAACGCTGAATGAAAAATCAGATGTCAAGAAATTTGTACTTGCAAAGTAA